Part of the Streptomyces sp. NBC_01460 genome, CAGCATCCAGAAGGCGGGCCAGATGCCCTGACCGCGCGGGATCTTCATCCGGGACTCGACACGACCGTAGGTGGTCGTGAACTTGCCGGACGTGTTCAGCCGGGCGGAGGTGTACTCGCACCGTCCGTACCAGCACTGGTAGTTGCCCGGGTTCTCCTTGCGGGCGGTGATGACCAGATTGCCCTGCCCGTCGAGGGCAGCGTTGCGGTTCCCCGCGGTGTAGTACTGCCGCTCGTGGTTGTTGACGTTGTCGCCGGTCTCGATCTGCCACTTCGCGCCGTTCACGGCAGAGCCGGCGGCACCGTCGAACTCGTCGGAGAACGTCACGGCGGTCGGCGCGGCCGCCGCGGCGGCGGTGCGTGCGGACGGTTCGGCGGTGGGTGTGGGCGCACCTTGAGCCAGTCCTGCTGACAACGAGGTGAGCGTGAGCGCCGAGACGAGCAGGAGGAGCAGACGTCTGGGCAGACGCGCGGGATCCATGACGTTCCCTTCGAGGGACATGACGAGGACGTGAAATGGCATGCGCATGACATTCAGTGAGGCGGGTCGATGCCTGGTCGAATGATGGAAGGGGGTGACGCGGTGTGGGGGACTTACTTCACTACGTGATTTAAGAAGTGAACGATTGGCCTGTCAAGGGTCTGGTATGGACCAAACGCTTTGAACGGGGCCCGCAGGGCGTGGATACGCCACCGGCGACAGGCCTGCCGGACTCGGGTACGGGGACTGCTGGGCCCAGTTGGTCCGTCGAACCTCGGCATGCCCTGGGTGGGCGGAGGTTGCCCGGGGTGGATCGGGGGCGCGCCGAAGTGCCTGAGTCCGGGCACTGGTCGGGTCGGCGGCGGCCCCGAGCGCCGGGTCCCGCGCAGAACCTTTTCGGCCGTCCCGTGCGGCGGGGGTGGGAGCGCTCCCTTCGATGTCGGCAGACTCGACCGCGCACCACGGAAGGAGATCCCCGACGACGCACGGCAGGAGATCTCCTGCACCGCACCGCACATCAGGAGTTCCCACGACAACGACCCGACATCGAAAGGAACGCACATGCGCATACCCCGCCCCGTCTCCCGTAGGGCCGTACTCACCGCGGTTGCCGCGGGTGCAGTCGCCGCGACTTCTCCCTCCTATGCGTCCGTCGCCCACCCCTTCCGGTCACCCCGCCCCTCGTCGACCTTCCGGACCGTGGGCCGAGTGAGGAAGGCCGCCGATGGATCCGTGCAGTACGCCTGGCCCGGCATCGCCTTCGAAGGGCGATTCAGGGGCACCGGTGTCGGGGTCGTGCTTGCCGACTCGGACAACGACTACGACGTCCAGATCGACGGACGGACCGTCAGCACGCTGGTGACGCCAGGTCGGAGCACGTCCTGGGTCGACGGCCTCACCGATACGGAGCACGAAGTGCGGCTCGTCAAGCGGACGGAGAGCCCCTGGGCCGTCGGCCGGTTCGGCGGCTTCGTCGCTGCGGCCGGCGGCGCGGTCCTCCCGCCTCCGGCACCGCGCCGCAGACAGATCGAGTTCATCGGTGACTCCTACACAGCCGGGTACGGAAACGTCTCGGGTACACGCGACTGTTCAGGAAACGGAGGGGTCAACCGCAACAGCAACGCCGATCTGGCGTTCGGTGCCCTCACCGCCAAGAGGCTCGGTGCCGACCACCAGCAGAACGCCTTCTCCGGCCGTGGCATGGTCCGCAACTACGCCGGCGGCGAGCCCGGCACCGATTACCGCACCTACTACGACCGGGCCCTGCTGAACGTGGACGGCGACGTCTGGCGCAGGCCGGGCACCTGGCACCCGCAACTCGTCGTCATCGGACTGGGTATCAACGACTTCTCCACCCCGCTCGGCCCGGACGAGCCCTGGGCGACCGAGGACGACCTGGTCGCCGCATACGCGAGCGCCTACCAGGGCTTCCTCGACACACTGCGTACGCGCTACGGCACCCGGACGTTCCTGCTGGTCAGCAGCACCCCCGTGTCCCGTACCACCGCATTCGCGGACACCGCCAGGCGTATCGTCGAGGAGCGGAGCGCGCGGGGCGACAGGCGGATCGGGCACTGGCACTACGACGATCCGGGCCTGGACCGCCTCGGCTGCGACTGGCACCCCTCGCTCCAGGACCATCGGATCATCTCGGCTCTGCTCGACCAGAAGATCGCCGCTCTTCCGCTGAACTGGTGACCGGGCGGACGGCCCGGGCCTCCCGGGGCCCCGGCCGTCCGTGCGTGGCCGGGTCGATCCCTCGGACGGCAGGGGGATCGGGGCCCCCGGATGGTGGCGTCACGCCGCTTCCGGTGCCGGCTCGCCCCCGAAGTCGGCGGCGGTATTGCGCAGCTGTGCACGAGGCCCGGAGCGCTTCTCCCGGCCCTGGCCACGGAGGGGTCACCGACCTCCGAGGGGATCCTCGCCTCCGCGCGCGCCGTGTCGACGCCCGGTGGCTGACCCCCTGGCGTCCGCCGGCTGACCGTGCGGGCCACTGCCGGGCTCCCCCTGAGACGACTGCCGGGCTCCGCCCTGAGGTGGCTGCCTGGCTCCGCCCTGAGACGGCTGTCGGTGTGGAGGTGTCACGTCCGGGGCCGGGCCGCCGGGCCGGGCCGGGCGCTGACGTCGGCGGGGGAGAGGGCGGTGTGCCCGTGCTCGCACTCGACCGCCACGCGCACGGGGGCTCCGCACGGGTCGTGCCGGAGATCGAGGACCGGCCCCTCCGCGTCGTCGCCCGTGTACGTCTCGCCCCACTGCTTCAACGCCACCAGCACCGGCCACAGGTCCCAGCCCTTGCGGGTCAGGCGGTACTCGTTGCGGGCGCGACTGCCGGGCTCCTGATACGCGACGGTCCTCAGGACGCCCGCCGCGGTCAGCTTCCTGAGCCGGTCGCTGAGAATCGCCTCCGACAGCCCGATGTGGCGGCGGAACTCGTCGAACCGCCGTACGCCGTTACTCGCGTCGCGCAGGATCAGAAGCGTCCACTTCTCCCCGACCAGGTCGAGCGTGAGCTGGACCGGGCAGTTCTCCGTGCTCATCTCAAGCCACTCCATGGCGGCATTCTAGGACGCTGACTGCGTGATTGACAGTCAGGTGGGGCAGGGCTAACTTCGTTCTTCGAAGCCAGATCGGGAGGAGCGGCATCATGGGACGGACGCGCACGTACGAGTGGGAGGACCCCGCGCTCACAGCGGCGGCCGTGGGGCGGTCCTCCGGGCTGGACTTCCTGCGTGAGATCCAGGAGGGCCGCCTCGCCCCGGCGCCCGTGAGCGCCACCGTCGGCTTCGCCCTCGACGAGGTCGAGAAGGGGCGCGTGGTGTTCACGCTGGTGCCGGGGGAGGAGCACTACAACCCCATCGGCAGTGTGCACGGGGGGATCTATGCCACCCTGCTCGACTCCGCGGCCGGCTGCGCGGTCCAGTCGACCCTGCCGCCGGGCATGGCGTACACCTCGCTCGACCTGACCGTGAAGTTCCTGCGGCGGATCACCGTGGACACGGGCGCGGTCCGCGCCGTCGGCACCGTCGTCAGCGCGGGGCGCCAGACCGCCCTCGCCCAGGCCCAGTTGGTGGACGTGACGGGTCGCGTACTCGCCCACGCGACCAGTACCTGCATGCTGTTCCCGCTGCCCGCCGGCTGAGCGTGCCGGGCTCGGGGTCCGCGTGCGGGAGCGCCCGCGCACCTGTGTCGGGCTCCCCGGCCGACCGGACGATTCCTGTCGCGGGATCGACCGATGTGTCCCCTTTCGCTCGTACGCTGTCGGTCCTGACCGACTTTCACGAAAGGGGAACGCGGTGGCATCTCAGCTCAATCCGTACCTCAGCTTCGCCGGCGACGCACGGCAAGCCTTGGAGTTCTACAAGAACGTCCTCGGCGGCACCCTGACGCTGCACACCTACGGCTACATCGACGGGGGCGGTGCCGGGCAGAGCGACAAGATCATGCACGGAACGCTCGAGACGGCCGGCGGGTTCACGCTGATGGGCGCCGACAACCCTCCCGGGACCGAACATGAACCGGGGAACAACTTCGCCGTGAGTCTGAGCGGCGACGACCCGGACGAGCTGCGCGGCTACTGGGACAAGCTGTCCGACGGAGCCACCGTGACGGTCCCCCTGGAGAAGCAGATGTGGGGGGATGTGTTCGGTATGTGTACGGACACGTTCGGCATCCCATGGATGGTCAACATCAGCGGCCGGTAGGGCCGGCCCGAAGGCCCGAAGGCCCGAAGGCGGGCGAGCGCCTCGGCAGCCGACGGCCTGCACGTGCCGGCGGACGTGCCCGCTCACGGTCGTGACCGTCCGTGGGTCCGTCCGCCTGCGAGGCGTCCGGCCGACGGGCTCGCCGGTGAGGCGTCGTCCCCCTGGCGGCTGATCGCGCCCTGATCGGGGGTGCCGGGGTGTCCGAGTGCTGGTCCGTCTCTCCTTCGTGTGCCTCTTGCGTGAATATGTGATGGTTGGCGCTCAGGTGGCGCGGGAACGGGGCAGAAGACCGGTGTGGCCGGGAGGGCCGCTGTCCGTGCAGGGAACCGCGCGCCTCCAGCAGTGGACCTCCCGGCCACTCCCGTACGCCCGCGGCCGGCCCCGCCGTCGGCGCTACCCTCCGGCGGGCGGCGGTGCGGTGCTGTCGCGCACCACCAGCCGTGTGGGCACGAGTGTTGTGCCGTGGTCCGCCTCGTCGTGCCGCATCCGCCGTAGTACGCCCTCGACGCACAGCCGCCCCACCTCGGCGAAGTCCTGGTGAACGGTCGTCAGGGGAGGCATGAAGGATCCGGCTTCGGGGATGTCGTCGAAGCCGATGACGCTGACGTCGCCGGGGATGGCGCGTCCCCGCTCGCGGAGTGCCCTCAGGAGTCCCAGCGCCATCTGGTCGTTGGCGGCGAACACGGCCGTGCAGTTCTCCTCGTCGGCGATGCGGAGCCCGGCGCGGTAGCCGGATTCGGCCGACCAGTCCCCACGCGCCACGGGTGGTACGGAGCAGCCCGCGTCGGTGAGTTCGGCCTGCCACGCGTCCGCGCGGCGCTGGGCGGCGAAGGACTCCTCGGGCCCGGCCAGGTGCCACACCGTGCGGTGGCCGAGGTCCAGGAGGTGCCGGACGGCTGCCCGTGCGCCACCGGCCTGGTCGGTGTCGACCACGGTGTAGCGGTCACCGGCGTCCGAGTCGGCGACGACGACCTGCACGTGCGGGGGGAGTGAGAGCGTCGCCACGTCGAGCAGATGGACCTCCATGATGACGATGACGGCGTCGACCGCCAGCTCCCCCAGCCGGGAGAAGGCGCCGCGCACCTCGTCCTGCGTGGGCACGGCCACGGGCAGGAGCGTGACGGCGTATCCCTCCAGTGCGGCGGAGGTGGCGATCGCCTCCAGCGTGCGCATGTTGCCCGTGGTGGAGAGGTTGAACGTGATGACGCCGATCGTGCGGAACTCGCCGCGCTTGAGCGCCCGTGCGGCGCTGTTCGGCCGGTAGCCCAGCTCCTTCATGGCGGCCAGCACCTGGCGTCTGGTCTCCTCGGTGACTCCCTCGTACCCGTTGGAGACGCGGGAGACGGTCTGGGACGAGACGCCGGCCAGATGGGCGACGTCCGCCATCGAGGCCGTCCGCGACTGACGGGCGGCCGGTGCGCCCCTGCGGGCCTCCGCCCGTGGCGTGTTCGTCGAACCGCTGCCCGCCCCGCCCGTCCTGTCCACCCGTCTCCTCCGCCGTGCGATCCGCCGGATCGCCCGACGACTCTTGACCGTCCACATCATGCCGGTGTAAACATTCGGCCGTCAGATGTTTACGCAAACATAGCAGCCCTGACCTCGGTCGGAACGCGATGTTCACGCAACCATCCCGACGCTGTGTGCCGCCGGTTCCGAGATGGACGAGCGAGGGACAACATGACAACGCTTGAAACCGTTGCGGGTGCCGACCGGCGCCCGGACCGGCCACCCGCGAGGCGGGACCGCCGGTCATGGGCGGGATGGGGCTTCATCGGGCCGTTCGTGCTGGTCTTCGCGTTCGTCTTCCTGGCGCCGATCGTCTACTCGGTCCACCTCAGCCTCTTCCGGGACCAGCTCATCGGCGGCACGACCTTCGTGGGCCTGGACAACTACCAACAGGCCCTTCAGGACGAGCAGTTCTGGTCGTCGCTGAGCCGGGTGTCGCTCTTCCTGCTCATCCAGGTGCCGATCATGCTGGGCATCGCCCTGCTCGTCGCCCTCGCGCTGGACAGCGGGCGGCTCTACGGCAGGGACTTCTTCCGGATATCGATCTTCCTGCCGTACGCGGTGCCGGCCGTGGTCGCCACGCTCATGTGGGGCTTCATGTACGGCACCCGCTTCGGTCTCGTCAGCGACGTCAACGACGCGCTGGGCGTCTCGCTGCCGGACCCGCTCTCACCGGGCCTCGTCCTGGCGTCGATCGGGAACATCGTCACCTGGGAGTTCGTCGGCTACAACATGCTGATCTTCTACTCCGCGCTCCGCGTCATCCCGAACTCGCTGTACGAGGCCGCGGAGATGGACGGCGCCGGACAGATCCGCGTGATCACGGCCATCAAACTCCCTGCCATCCGAGGCGCCCTGGTCATCGCGACGATCTTCTCGATCATCGGCAGCTTCCAGCTGTTCAACGAGCCGAGCATCCTGCAGAAGCTGGCGCCCAACGCCATCACCACCTCGTACACCCCCAACTTCTACACCTACTCGTTGTCCTTCTCCGGTCAGCAGCACAACTACTCGGCGACGGTCGCCATCGTCATGGGACTGATCACCATGGTCATCGCCTATGTCGTCCAGCTGCGCGGCATGCGCAAGGAGTCGTGAAGCGATGAGCAGCCCCTCCACCACACTCCCGCCCGTGCCCGCCCCGGCCGGCCGGCCCGGCACCGTCCCCCGCCTCCGCAGGCGGGCCGGACACACTCCGTCCCGCCCCCGGCGCAGCCTGCTGCTGACCGTGCTCACCGGACTGGTCCTGCTCTACTCGCTCGTCCCGCTCGCCTGGCTGGTCATCAGCGCCACCAAGACCCAGCAGGGGCTGGCCGATTCGTTCGGCCTGTGGTTCAGCGGGGACTTCGCCCTGTGGGACAACATCACCGAGACCTTCGGCTACCACGACGGCGTCTTCACCCGGTGGCTGCTGAACACGGTGATGTACGTCGTGGTCGGGGCGGGCGGGGCGACGCTCCTGGCGGTCCTCGGCGGCTACGCCCTGGCGAAGTTCGCCTTCCCGGGCAAGCGCGCCGTCTTCGCCGTCGTCATCGGCGCCGTCGCGGTACCCGGCACCGCGCTGGCCGTCCCCACCTTCCTGATGTTCAGCACGATGGGGCTGACCGACACGCCGTGGGCCGTCATCATCCCCTCCCTCATCTCGCCCTTCGGCCTCTACCTCATGTGGGTGTTCGCCTCCCAGGCCGTACCGGACGAACTGCTGGAAGCCGCCCGCATCGACGGGGCGGGCGAGATCCGTACGTTCTTCCAGGTGGTCCTGCCGCTGCTCGCACCCGGCATCGTCACGGTCCTGCTGTTCACCGTGGTCGCGACGTGGAACAACTACTTCCTGCCGCTGATCATGCTCAAGGACCCGGACTGGTACCCGCTCACCCTGGGTCTCAACAGCTGGAACGCCCAGGCCGCCACGGCCGGCGGAGAGCCCGTCTTCCACCTGGTGATCACCGGATCCCTGATCACCGTCCTCCCGCTGATCGCCGCGTTCCTCCTGCTGCAGAAGTACTGGCAGTCCGGGCTCGCCGCCGGAAGCGTCAAGGAGTAACCGGGCGCGCCCGCACCGGACGCGCCCTCACCGTCCAGCCACCCCTCATCAGGCACGGTCCCGGCCACGAAGAAGTGGAAGCCACATCCATGCGTATGAGCACACGCCGCCTGCTGCGCGGCATCGCCCTGATCTCCGCCCTCACCCTGGGTGCCACCGCCTGCGGCGGTTCCGACGACGGCTCCGACCGGAAGCAGGTCGGGGCGGGGGACATCGACGCCGCCCTGAAGAAGGGAGGCACCCTCACCGTCTGGGCGTGGGAGCCGACCCTGAAGCAGGTCGCCGCGGACTTCGAGAAGGCGCACCCCGCTGTCCACGTCGAGCTCGTCAACGCGGGCACCGGCAACGACCAGTACAAGGCCCTCCAGAACGCCATCTCGGCGAAGAAGGGCGTCCCCGACGTCGCGCAGATCGAGTACTACGCGCTCGGGCAGTACGCCCTGACCAAGGGCCTGGACGACCTCGCCCCCTACGGCGCCGACGAGCTGGCCGGGAAGTACACCCCGGGGCCGTGGAACGCCGTGAAGTCGGAGAAGAACGTGTACGCCCTTCCCATGGACTCCGGGCCCATGGCGCTGTTCTTCAACAAGAAGGTCTTCGACCGGTACAAGATCGCCGTCCCCACCACCTGGGACGAGTACCTCCAGGCCGCCAGGGATCTGCACAAGGCCGATCCCAAGGCCTACATCACCAACGACACCGGGGACGCCGGAGCCACCACCAGCCTGCTGTGGCAGGCGGGATCCCGCCCCTACACCGTCGACGGCACCGAGGTGAAGATCGACTTCTCCGACGCGGGCGCCGCGAAGTACACCGAGGTCTGGCAGAAGCTGCTCGACGAGAAGCTCGTCGCGCCGATCACCAGCTGGAGCGACGAGTGGTACAAGGGCATGGGCGACGGCACGATCGCCACCCTGGCCATCGGGGCCTGGATGCCCGCCAACCTCGCCTCCGGAGTGAAGGAGGGGACCGGCCAGTGGCGGGTGGCCCCGCTGCCGCAGTGGAAGGCGGGGGAGACGGCCAGCTCCGAGAACGGCGGCAGCTCCCTGGCCCTGCCCGCACTCGGTGCGAACAAGGAACTCGCCTACGCCTTCACGGAGTACGCGAATGCGGGTGACGGCGTCCAGACCCGCATCAAGGCCGGCGCCTTCCCGGCCACCACCGCGGACCTGCGGTCCGAGGCCTTCCAGAACACCGCATTCCCCTACTTCGGCGGCCAGAAGGCCAACCAGGTCTTCGCCGAGTCGGCCGCGAACGTCGCCCCGGGATGGTCGTACCTCCCGTACCAGGTCTACGCCAACTCCATCTTCAACGACACCGCCGGGCAGGCCTACGTGTCCGGGACCAAGCTGGCCGACGGCCTCAAGCGCTGGCAGGACGCCTCCGTCACGTACGGGACCGAGCAGGGTTTCACCGTCAAGAAGTAGGCACGCGTTCCGTCCCGAAGCAAGCACGCGCTCCGTCCCGCCCCGTGCGGTACACCGGAAGGACCGACATGATCTCCACCCTTCTGTCCCAGGTACGGCAGGGGCCGGACGGTGACGCCGCTCCGTGCCTCGCCTTCGGCGCCGACTACAACCCCGAGCAG contains:
- a CDS encoding PaaI family thioesterase — protein: MGRTRTYEWEDPALTAAAVGRSSGLDFLREIQEGRLAPAPVSATVGFALDEVEKGRVVFTLVPGEEHYNPIGSVHGGIYATLLDSAAGCAVQSTLPPGMAYTSLDLTVKFLRRITVDTGAVRAVGTVVSAGRQTALAQAQLVDVTGRVLAHATSTCMLFPLPAG
- a CDS encoding ABC transporter substrate-binding protein, whose amino-acid sequence is MRMSTRRLLRGIALISALTLGATACGGSDDGSDRKQVGAGDIDAALKKGGTLTVWAWEPTLKQVAADFEKAHPAVHVELVNAGTGNDQYKALQNAISAKKGVPDVAQIEYYALGQYALTKGLDDLAPYGADELAGKYTPGPWNAVKSEKNVYALPMDSGPMALFFNKKVFDRYKIAVPTTWDEYLQAARDLHKADPKAYITNDTGDAGATTSLLWQAGSRPYTVDGTEVKIDFSDAGAAKYTEVWQKLLDEKLVAPITSWSDEWYKGMGDGTIATLAIGAWMPANLASGVKEGTGQWRVAPLPQWKAGETASSENGGSSLALPALGANKELAYAFTEYANAGDGVQTRIKAGAFPATTADLRSEAFQNTAFPYFGGQKANQVFAESAANVAPGWSYLPYQVYANSIFNDTAGQAYVSGTKLADGLKRWQDASVTYGTEQGFTVKK
- a CDS encoding SGNH/GDSL hydrolase family protein, translating into MRIPRPVSRRAVLTAVAAGAVAATSPSYASVAHPFRSPRPSSTFRTVGRVRKAADGSVQYAWPGIAFEGRFRGTGVGVVLADSDNDYDVQIDGRTVSTLVTPGRSTSWVDGLTDTEHEVRLVKRTESPWAVGRFGGFVAAAGGAVLPPPAPRRRQIEFIGDSYTAGYGNVSGTRDCSGNGGVNRNSNADLAFGALTAKRLGADHQQNAFSGRGMVRNYAGGEPGTDYRTYYDRALLNVDGDVWRRPGTWHPQLVVIGLGINDFSTPLGPDEPWATEDDLVAAYASAYQGFLDTLRTRYGTRTFLLVSSTPVSRTTAFADTARRIVEERSARGDRRIGHWHYDDPGLDRLGCDWHPSLQDHRIISALLDQKIAALPLNW
- a CDS encoding carbohydrate ABC transporter permease, encoding MTTLETVAGADRRPDRPPARRDRRSWAGWGFIGPFVLVFAFVFLAPIVYSVHLSLFRDQLIGGTTFVGLDNYQQALQDEQFWSSLSRVSLFLLIQVPIMLGIALLVALALDSGRLYGRDFFRISIFLPYAVPAVVATLMWGFMYGTRFGLVSDVNDALGVSLPDPLSPGLVLASIGNIVTWEFVGYNMLIFYSALRVIPNSLYEAAEMDGAGQIRVITAIKLPAIRGALVIATIFSIIGSFQLFNEPSILQKLAPNAITTSYTPNFYTYSLSFSGQQHNYSATVAIVMGLITMVIAYVVQLRGMRKES
- a CDS encoding winged helix-turn-helix transcriptional regulator, giving the protein MEWLEMSTENCPVQLTLDLVGEKWTLLILRDASNGVRRFDEFRRHIGLSEAILSDRLRKLTAAGVLRTVAYQEPGSRARNEYRLTRKGWDLWPVLVALKQWGETYTGDDAEGPVLDLRHDPCGAPVRVAVECEHGHTALSPADVSARPGPAARPRT
- a CDS encoding VOC family protein, whose protein sequence is MASQLNPYLSFAGDARQALEFYKNVLGGTLTLHTYGYIDGGGAGQSDKIMHGTLETAGGFTLMGADNPPGTEHEPGNNFAVSLSGDDPDELRGYWDKLSDGATVTVPLEKQMWGDVFGMCTDTFGIPWMVNISGR
- a CDS encoding carbohydrate ABC transporter permease, with the protein product MSSPSTTLPPVPAPAGRPGTVPRLRRRAGHTPSRPRRSLLLTVLTGLVLLYSLVPLAWLVISATKTQQGLADSFGLWFSGDFALWDNITETFGYHDGVFTRWLLNTVMYVVVGAGGATLLAVLGGYALAKFAFPGKRAVFAVVIGAVAVPGTALAVPTFLMFSTMGLTDTPWAVIIPSLISPFGLYLMWVFASQAVPDELLEAARIDGAGEIRTFFQVVLPLLAPGIVTVLLFTVVATWNNYFLPLIMLKDPDWYPLTLGLNSWNAQAATAGGEPVFHLVITGSLITVLPLIAAFLLLQKYWQSGLAAGSVKE
- a CDS encoding LacI family DNA-binding transcriptional regulator, giving the protein MADVAHLAGVSSQTVSRVSNGYEGVTEETRRQVLAAMKELGYRPNSAARALKRGEFRTIGVITFNLSTTGNMRTLEAIATSAALEGYAVTLLPVAVPTQDEVRGAFSRLGELAVDAVIVIMEVHLLDVATLSLPPHVQVVVADSDAGDRYTVVDTDQAGGARAAVRHLLDLGHRTVWHLAGPEESFAAQRRADAWQAELTDAGCSVPPVARGDWSAESGYRAGLRIADEENCTAVFAANDQMALGLLRALRERGRAIPGDVSVIGFDDIPEAGSFMPPLTTVHQDFAEVGRLCVEGVLRRMRHDEADHGTTLVPTRLVVRDSTAPPPAGG